A genomic window from Cyanobacteria bacterium GSL.Bin1 includes:
- a CDS encoding peptidase, which yields MLVSRWKIPLFFGTLLLFVINEVTPIQAQSSLYDPVILPVNRVISDRLSAKDIPTGEGGFARDYQVNLQKDDQVSIDVKSEDFDSIVLLIASDGTTVAENDDGPDGSTNSLLFTRITETGRYIVRVRAFGKTGGGQFSLKLTRLQPVEED from the coding sequence ATGCTGGTGTCTCGCTGGAAAATTCCTCTCTTTTTCGGAACTTTACTGCTGTTCGTGATCAATGAAGTGACTCCGATTCAAGCCCAGTCCTCTCTTTACGATCCTGTCATTCTCCCTGTGAATCGTGTCATCAGCGATCGTCTTTCTGCTAAAGATATCCCCACTGGAGAAGGAGGATTTGCCCGCGACTATCAAGTCAACTTGCAAAAAGATGATCAGGTTTCCATTGATGTCAAATCAGAAGACTTTGACAGCATCGTCCTTCTCATCGCTTCCGATGGAACCACCGTTGCTGAAAATGATGATGGTCCCGATGGAAGCACCAATTCTCTACTATTTACTCGCATTACCGAAACAGGGCGTTATATTGTTCGTGTGCGTGCTTTTGGCAAAACAGGAGGAGGACAATTCAGCTTAAAACTCACCCGTTTACAGCCAGTGGAAGAAGATTGA